A window from Pseudomonas sp. MRSN 12121 encodes these proteins:
- a CDS encoding lactonase family protein, with amino-acid sequence MRMRNFWPLLMAGSVGAMSVQAAPVETQELLVGSYTQGQSEGIYRFRFDGRTGKIDAKPLQVVKSANPSWLTLSKDQKQLFAVNENGPGQADPVGRVSSFSIEAKSHKLSPISQVQSLGNEPTHSSLSGDGRYLFVSNYSVVADPGGSLAVLPVGTDGKLSPVVQLSSHPGSGVNPERQVSAHVHSVVSSPDGRFVFASDLGADKVFVYRYDPKANAEYPLSAAEPAFVELPPGSGPRHLLFSADGKHAYLTMEMSAQVAVFDYQDGKLTQKQILDLTSGSKDKKAAGALHASKDGKYLYVSNRGTANQLLVFAIDEASGELKEIQRRSVEGDHPREFSLDPSNRYVLIGNQKSNEIVVIERDAKTGFLGKTVQKLPFDSPSDIKFLVRQ; translated from the coding sequence ATGAGGATGCGTAATTTCTGGCCATTGCTGATGGCGGGCAGCGTCGGCGCCATGTCCGTGCAGGCCGCGCCGGTCGAGACCCAGGAACTGCTGGTCGGCTCCTATACCCAGGGCCAGAGCGAAGGCATCTACCGCTTCAGGTTCGACGGCCGTACCGGCAAGATCGACGCCAAGCCGTTGCAAGTGGTCAAGAGCGCCAACCCGTCCTGGCTGACCCTGTCCAAGGACCAGAAGCAACTGTTCGCGGTCAACGAGAACGGGCCGGGGCAAGCCGACCCGGTCGGTCGCGTCAGCAGTTTCAGCATCGAGGCCAAGAGCCATAAGCTCAGCCCGATCAGCCAGGTGCAGAGCCTGGGCAACGAGCCGACGCATTCCAGCCTGAGCGGCGACGGCCGCTACCTGTTCGTCAGCAACTATTCGGTGGTCGCGGACCCGGGCGGCAGCCTGGCGGTATTGCCGGTCGGCACCGATGGCAAGCTGTCGCCGGTGGTCCAGCTCAGCAGCCACCCGGGCAGCGGGGTCAATCCCGAGCGCCAGGTGTCGGCGCATGTGCATTCGGTGGTGTCGTCGCCGGACGGCCGCTTCGTGTTCGCCAGCGACCTGGGCGCCGACAAGGTCTTCGTCTATCGCTACGACCCCAAGGCCAACGCCGAGTATCCCCTGAGCGCGGCCGAGCCGGCCTTCGTCGAGCTGCCGCCGGGCAGCGGTCCGCGGCACCTGTTGTTCAGCGCCGATGGCAAGCACGCCTACCTGACCATGGAAATGAGCGCCCAGGTGGCGGTGTTCGACTACCAGGACGGCAAGCTGACCCAGAAGCAGATCCTCGACTTGACCAGCGGCTCCAAGGACAAGAAGGCCGCGGGGGCGCTGCATGCCTCCAAGGATGGCAAGTACCTGTACGTCAGCAACCGTGGCACCGCCAACCAGTTGCTGGTGTTCGCCATCGACGAGGCCTCGGGGGAGCTCAAGGAGATCCAGCGCCGTTCGGTGGAGGGCGATCACCCGCGTGAGTTCAGCCTCGACCCGAGCAACCGGTACGTGCTGATCGGCAACCAGAAGAGCAACGAAATCGTGGTGATCGAGCGCGACGCCAAGACCGGTTTCCTTGGCAAGACCGTGCAGAAACTGCCGTTCGATTCACCCAGCGATATCAAGTTTCTGGTGCGTCAATAG
- a CDS encoding DUF5629 family protein yields the protein MTAATDTLLTALEACDMLEIDGLHAFDFTLDDQQLLIECMDGRAAKRWSFSLAQVNAATFDASLQSWTLVGDSGEHRLVCMNAFSGRNDEEDEHEDA from the coding sequence ATGACTGCCGCCACAGACACCTTGCTGACCGCCCTCGAAGCCTGCGACATGCTGGAAATCGACGGGCTGCATGCCTTCGACTTCACCCTGGACGACCAGCAACTGCTGATCGAGTGCATGGACGGCCGCGCCGCCAAGCGCTGGAGTTTCAGCCTGGCGCAGGTCAATGCCGCGACCTTCGACGCCAGCCTGCAAAGCTGGACCCTCGTCGGTGACTCGGGTGAGCACCGCCTGGTGTGCATGAACGCGTTCAGTGGCCGTAACGACGAGGAGGATGAACATGAGGATGCGTAA
- a CDS encoding exonuclease SbcCD subunit D C-terminal domain-containing protein, with amino-acid sequence MRLFHTSDWHLGQNLHGQERDFEHACFLEWLLRQLALHSPDVLLIAGDIFDTVNPPVKAQERLYDFIVGAHEQQPGLTIVMIAGNHDSGSRIELPAPLMRRLRTHALGRVLWLDDGQLDSERLLLPLPDASGAIAGWCLALPFLRPAEVTGPQLGDDYLKGIAQVHEWLIAAANAKRQPGQALIAVSHAHMAGGSVSEDSERSLIIGNAEALPASLFGPSISYVALGHLHKPQKVNGEERIRYSGSPIPLSFSEIGYQHQILDIQLDGETLVSVEPRLIPRAVNLQRLGPAPLTQILLQLAELPDIDLLADEQRQPWLEVRVSLNEPQPDLRQQVESALHGKAVRLVRIAAEYAGSGGREGDDGAAQLVELDQLSPQELFSRAWQDSYGSEVDEQTLKDFAQLLQEVQHEEEHA; translated from the coding sequence TTGCGTCTGTTTCACACCTCCGACTGGCACCTGGGGCAGAACCTCCATGGCCAGGAACGCGATTTCGAGCACGCCTGTTTTCTTGAGTGGCTGTTGCGCCAGCTGGCGTTGCACAGCCCTGATGTGCTGCTGATCGCCGGCGATATCTTCGATACGGTCAACCCGCCGGTCAAAGCCCAGGAGCGGCTGTACGACTTTATTGTCGGCGCCCATGAGCAGCAGCCCGGGCTGACCATTGTGATGATCGCCGGCAATCACGATTCCGGCTCGCGTATCGAGTTGCCGGCGCCGCTGATGCGGCGCCTGCGCACCCATGCCCTGGGCCGGGTGCTGTGGCTCGACGACGGCCAACTCGACAGCGAGCGCCTGTTGCTGCCGCTGCCCGACGCCAGCGGCGCGATTGCCGGTTGGTGCCTGGCGCTGCCGTTCCTGCGACCGGCGGAGGTCACCGGCCCGCAGCTGGGCGACGACTACCTCAAGGGCATCGCCCAGGTGCACGAATGGCTGATCGCCGCGGCCAATGCCAAGCGCCAGCCGGGCCAGGCGCTGATCGCCGTCAGCCACGCGCACATGGCCGGCGGCTCGGTCTCGGAAGACTCCGAGCGCAGCCTGATCATCGGCAACGCCGAGGCCCTGCCCGCCAGCCTGTTCGGCCCGAGCATCAGCTACGTGGCCCTGGGGCACCTGCACAAGCCCCAGAAGGTCAATGGCGAGGAACGCATCCGCTACAGCGGCTCGCCGATCCCGCTGTCGTTCTCCGAGATCGGCTATCAGCACCAGATCCTCGATATCCAGCTCGACGGCGAGACCCTGGTCAGCGTCGAGCCGCGGCTGATCCCCCGCGCGGTCAACCTGCAACGCCTGGGCCCGGCGCCGCTGACGCAGATCCTGCTGCAACTGGCGGAACTGCCGGACATCGACCTGCTGGCCGATGAACAGCGCCAGCCCTGGCTGGAAGTGCGGGTGAGCCTGAACGAGCCGCAGCCGGACCTGCGCCAGCAGGTGGAAAGCGCCCTGCACGGCAAGGCCGTGCGCCTGGTGCGCATCGCCGCCGAGTACGCCGGCAGCGGCGGCCGCGAGGGCGACGACGGCGCCGCGCAACTGGTGGAACTGGACCAGCTCAGCCCCCAGGAGCTGTTCAGCCGCGCCTGGCAGGACAGCTACGGCAGCGAGGTGGACGAACAGACCCTCAAGGACTTCGCGCAACTGCTCCAGGAAGTGCAGCACGAGGAGGAGCACGCATGA
- a CDS encoding glutathione S-transferase produces MNTLYSFRRCPYAMRARLALRYSGVPLRIVEVSLKAKPAEMLALSPKGTVPVLSVDGRGVDGRVIDESLDIMRWALAQHDPQDWLLQDDEPARQHIEALIAENDQVFKLHLNRYKYAERYPEHSMEHYRAQGEVFLRQLEALLNERPYLLADHPSLADMALAPFVRQFAHVDREWFEQTPYRNLQRWLQRFLDSELFIQVMAKP; encoded by the coding sequence ATGAATACCCTGTATTCGTTCCGCCGCTGCCCCTACGCCATGCGCGCTCGCCTGGCGCTGCGCTACAGCGGGGTGCCGCTGCGGATCGTCGAGGTCAGCCTCAAGGCCAAGCCGGCCGAGATGCTGGCGCTGTCGCCCAAGGGCACGGTGCCGGTGCTGAGCGTCGACGGGCGGGGCGTCGACGGGCGGGTGATCGATGAGAGCCTGGACATCATGCGCTGGGCCCTGGCCCAGCACGATCCGCAGGACTGGCTGTTGCAGGACGACGAGCCGGCCCGGCAACACATCGAGGCGCTGATCGCGGAAAACGACCAGGTGTTCAAGCTGCACCTCAATCGCTACAAGTACGCCGAGCGTTATCCGGAACACTCGATGGAGCATTACCGCGCCCAGGGCGAGGTGTTCCTGCGGCAACTGGAGGCGTTGTTGAACGAGCGGCCTTACCTGCTGGCCGACCACCCGAGCCTGGCGGACATGGCCCTGGCCCCCTTCGTGCGGCAGTTCGCCCATGTCGACCGCGAATGGTTCGAGCAGACGCCCTATCGGAACCTGCAGCGCTGGTTGCAGCGGTTTCTCGACTCCGAGCTGTTCATCCAGGTGATGGCCAAACCCTGA
- a CDS encoding AAA family ATPase, whose product MKILAIRLKNLASLAGPFEIDFTAEPLASAGLFAITGPTGAGKSTLLDALCLALFGAVPRLNNIGRETKVPEVDSELLTSDPRTLLRRGTGSGYAEVDFVGIDGHRYRARWETNRARDKANGKLQASKQSLHDLDSNQLLASSKREYEQLIEARLGLNFEQFTRAVMLAQSEFSAFLKADDKERSELLEKLTNTSIYSQLGRRAYSKSKDAEEQHKTLKAQASGITPLEPEARAELDQRFDAAQQQLKDQQAGLRQLEQQHAWLKELQQLQAQQQDAAGQVQQAQAAWDGLASDRLRLTRLEQLAPQRHQFARQVELNQQLTPLREQLQQQREQQDAEQQRQEQLQQQLATAQAALLAAQEQQSASAQALREAFAEQGSLAHLGQRCAEAGELKDKLQAASDQGQQAIQGMLEQQRQVAERLQRIAEQLEHSSHLAPLSDAWNAYRDRLQQLMLAGNRLNKGQEELPALQQRAASAAQQLAAQRDELQVLYSEAGAEPEAVTEQLQLLSELLQDNRKQQRAFEELARLWASQQELDSRGAQLSEKLQNAAREREELNRLGLQGKAELTIAEQTLTVTRQLLERQRLARSASVEELRGQLQDDQPCPVCGSIEHPYHQPEALLQSLGRHDESEEASARQAVDELKEKLAELRSQVGGLIAQQKEFLQQQEQLAAQQQALAPSIEAHPLSAALLDQDPGRRDAWLNQQLSQLNQRIQQDEQRQDALLKLQKDAGRLQQQLQTAVEASQEASHHLTQQQQQLGADRQRLEEELSAFATLLPAATLEALRSDPAATFMQIDQQVMQRLEQLEQHKDEQQEQQQRQLALDKEQDRQQARVQHLQEAQAQFDSLAGQQQAARDKLAQLLGEHASAEQWQQHLEQAVEQARAAEALASQQLQETGRLLVQLAAQLQGKEERLRALEAEQEELSGKISDWRQQHPELDDGGLEQLLGLDDQQVAALRQHLQASEKAVEQARVLLTEREQRLHSHQAQSDAQPDAEHLATALRELQEQLAASEQLSAELRAQQTEDQRRQDANQALAAQIAQAYAEWQRWACLNALIGSASGDTFRKIAQAYNLDLLVHHANAQLRQLVRRYRLKRGGSMLGLLVLDTEMGDELRSVHSLSGGETFLVSLALALGLASMASSTLKIESLFIDEGFGSLDPESLQLAMDALDGLQAQGRKVAVISHVQEMHERIPVQIQVRRQGNGLSTLEVK is encoded by the coding sequence ATGAAGATCCTGGCCATCCGCCTGAAGAACCTGGCCTCCCTGGCCGGCCCGTTCGAGATCGACTTCACCGCCGAGCCCCTGGCCAGCGCCGGGCTGTTCGCCATTACCGGGCCCACCGGCGCCGGCAAGAGCACCCTGCTCGATGCCCTGTGCCTGGCGCTGTTCGGCGCGGTGCCGCGGCTGAATAACATCGGCCGCGAAACCAAGGTGCCGGAGGTGGACAGCGAACTGCTCACCAGCGACCCGCGCACCCTGCTGCGCCGCGGCACCGGCAGCGGCTACGCCGAGGTCGACTTCGTCGGCATCGACGGCCACCGCTACCGCGCCCGCTGGGAAACCAACCGCGCCCGGGACAAGGCCAACGGCAAGTTGCAAGCCAGCAAGCAGAGCCTGCACGACCTCGACAGCAACCAATTGCTGGCCAGCAGCAAGCGCGAGTACGAACAACTGATCGAAGCGCGTCTGGGGCTCAACTTCGAGCAATTCACCCGCGCGGTGATGCTGGCCCAGAGCGAGTTCAGCGCCTTCCTCAAGGCTGACGACAAGGAACGCAGCGAGCTCCTGGAAAAGCTCACTAACACCTCGATCTACAGCCAGCTCGGGCGGCGCGCCTACAGCAAGAGCAAGGACGCCGAGGAACAGCACAAGACCCTCAAGGCCCAGGCCAGCGGCATCACCCCGCTGGAACCCGAAGCCCGCGCCGAGCTCGACCAGCGCTTCGACGCCGCCCAGCAACAGCTCAAGGACCAGCAGGCCGGGCTCAGGCAACTGGAGCAGCAACACGCCTGGCTCAAGGAACTGCAGCAGTTGCAGGCGCAGCAGCAGGACGCCGCCGGGCAAGTGCAGCAGGCCCAGGCCGCCTGGGACGGCCTGGCCAGCGACCGGCTGCGGCTGACACGCCTGGAACAGCTGGCGCCGCAACGTCATCAGTTCGCCCGGCAAGTGGAGCTGAACCAGCAACTGACGCCGCTGCGCGAACAACTGCAGCAACAGCGCGAGCAACAGGACGCCGAGCAGCAACGCCAGGAACAGTTGCAGCAGCAACTGGCCACGGCCCAGGCCGCGCTGCTCGCCGCCCAGGAACAACAGAGCGCCAGCGCGCAAGCCTTGCGCGAAGCCTTTGCCGAGCAAGGCAGCCTCGCCCACCTGGGCCAGCGCTGCGCTGAAGCCGGCGAGCTCAAGGACAAGCTGCAAGCCGCCAGCGACCAGGGCCAGCAGGCGATCCAGGGCATGCTCGAACAGCAACGGCAAGTGGCCGAGCGCCTGCAACGGATCGCCGAGCAACTGGAGCACAGCAGCCACCTGGCACCGCTCAGCGATGCCTGGAATGCCTATCGCGACCGCCTGCAACAGCTGATGCTGGCCGGCAACCGGCTGAACAAGGGCCAGGAAGAACTGCCCGCCCTGCAACAGCGGGCCGCCAGCGCGGCGCAGCAACTGGCCGCGCAGCGTGACGAGCTGCAGGTGCTGTACAGCGAAGCCGGCGCCGAGCCCGAAGCGGTGACCGAACAACTGCAACTGCTCAGCGAACTGCTGCAGGACAACCGCAAGCAACAGCGCGCCTTCGAAGAACTGGCGCGCCTCTGGGCCAGCCAGCAGGAACTGGACAGCCGCGGCGCGCAACTGAGCGAAAAGTTGCAGAACGCCGCACGCGAGCGCGAAGAACTGAACCGCCTCGGCCTGCAAGGCAAGGCCGAACTGACCATCGCCGAACAGACCCTGACGGTGACCCGGCAACTGCTGGAACGCCAGCGCCTGGCGCGCAGTGCCAGCGTCGAAGAGCTGCGTGGGCAATTGCAGGACGACCAGCCCTGCCCGGTCTGCGGCAGCATCGAGCATCCTTACCATCAGCCCGAGGCACTGTTGCAGAGCCTGGGCCGCCACGACGAAAGCGAAGAAGCCAGCGCGCGCCAGGCGGTGGATGAACTCAAGGAAAAACTCGCGGAGCTGCGCAGCCAGGTCGGCGGCCTGATCGCCCAGCAAAAGGAATTCCTCCAGCAACAGGAGCAACTGGCAGCGCAGCAGCAGGCCCTCGCCCCGAGCATCGAGGCCCACCCGCTGTCGGCGGCGCTGCTCGACCAGGACCCCGGCCGGCGCGACGCCTGGCTGAACCAGCAACTGAGCCAGTTGAACCAGCGCATCCAGCAGGACGAGCAACGCCAGGACGCCCTGTTGAAACTGCAAAAGGATGCCGGGCGCCTGCAACAGCAATTGCAGACGGCCGTCGAGGCCAGCCAGGAAGCCTCGCACCACCTGACCCAGCAGCAACAGCAACTGGGCGCGGACCGCCAGCGCCTGGAAGAAGAACTCTCTGCCTTCGCCACCCTGCTGCCGGCCGCCACCCTCGAAGCCCTGCGCAGCGACCCGGCGGCGACCTTCATGCAGATCGACCAGCAGGTCATGCAGCGCCTGGAACAACTCGAACAGCACAAGGACGAACAGCAGGAGCAGCAACAGCGCCAGTTGGCCCTGGACAAGGAACAGGACCGCCAGCAGGCCCGCGTCCAGCACTTGCAAGAGGCCCAGGCGCAATTCGACAGCCTGGCCGGGCAGCAGCAGGCGGCCCGGGACAAGCTCGCGCAACTGCTGGGAGAACACGCCAGTGCCGAGCAGTGGCAACAGCATCTGGAACAGGCCGTCGAACAGGCCCGGGCCGCCGAAGCCCTGGCCAGCCAGCAGTTGCAGGAAACCGGCCGGCTGCTAGTGCAATTGGCCGCGCAACTGCAAGGCAAGGAGGAACGCCTGCGGGCGCTGGAGGCCGAGCAAGAAGAACTGAGCGGCAAGATCAGCGACTGGCGCCAGCAGCACCCGGAACTGGACGATGGCGGGCTGGAACAATTGCTGGGCCTCGACGACCAGCAGGTCGCCGCCCTGCGCCAGCACCTGCAAGCCAGCGAAAAGGCGGTGGAACAGGCCAGGGTCCTGCTCACCGAACGCGAGCAGCGCCTGCACAGCCACCAGGCCCAGTCCGACGCACAGCCCGACGCCGAACACTTGGCCACTGCCCTGCGCGAACTGCAGGAGCAACTGGCCGCCAGCGAACAACTGAGCGCCGAACTGCGCGCCCAGCAAACCGAGGACCAGCGCCGCCAGGACGCCAACCAGGCGCTGGCCGCGCAGATCGCCCAGGCCTATGCCGAATGGCAACGCTGGGCGTGCCTCAACGCGCTGATCGGCTCGGCCAGCGGCGATACCTTCCGCAAGATCGCCCAGGCCTACAACCTCGACCTGCTGGTGCATCACGCCAACGCCCAACTGCGCCAGCTGGTGCGGCGCTACCGCCTCAAGCGCGGCGGCAGCATGCTCGGCCTGCTGGTGCTGGATACGGAAATGGGCGATGAACTGCGCTCGGTGCATTCGCTGTCCGGCGGCGAGACCTTCCTGGTGTCCCTGGCGCTGGCCCTGGGCCTGGCGTCGATGGCGTCCAGCACGCTGAAGATCGAGTCGCTGTTCATCGACGAAGGCTTCGGCAGCCTCGACCCGGAATCCCTGCAACTGGCGATGGACGCCCTCGACGGCCTGCAGGCCCAGGGGCGCAAGGTGGCGGTGATTTCCCACGTGCAGGAAATGCACGAGCGGATTCCGGTGCAGATTCAGGTACGGCGCCAGGGCAACGGCCTGAGCACCCTGGAGGTGAAATGA
- a CDS encoding AAA family ATPase encodes MQRIVILGNAGSGKSTLARALGERLNLPVVHLDRLFWEPGWVEPDAEQFRTRVRAAISSPAWICEGNYARRTFDLRLPRADLVIWLDTPRLTCFTRVILRSLMNRPRPDLPAGCREKLDRKFLTFLDFVWTFDRGYRPGIEAVRLAVAPQIPTLHLRGAQEIAAFLDNLPAAAAACPE; translated from the coding sequence ATGCAACGGATTGTGATCCTGGGCAACGCCGGCAGCGGCAAATCCACCCTCGCCCGCGCCCTCGGCGAACGCCTCAACCTTCCCGTGGTGCACCTGGACCGACTGTTCTGGGAACCCGGCTGGGTCGAACCCGATGCCGAACAGTTCCGCACCCGGGTGCGCGCAGCCATCTCATCGCCGGCCTGGATCTGCGAAGGCAACTATGCCCGCCGCACCTTCGACCTGCGCCTGCCCCGCGCTGACCTGGTCATCTGGCTCGACACGCCCCGGCTCACCTGCTTCACCCGGGTAATCCTGCGCAGCCTCATGAACCGCCCGCGCCCCGACCTTCCAGCAGGTTGCCGCGAAAAACTCGACCGGAAATTCCTCACCTTCCTGGACTTCGTCTGGACGTTCGATCGCGGCTACCGCCCAGGCATCGAAGCCGTGCGCCTGGCCGTAGCGCCACAGATTCCCACGCTGCATTTGCGCGGTGCGCAGGAAATCGCCGCCTTTCTCGATAACCTGCCCGCTGCCGCGGCAGCCTGTCCGGAATAG
- a CDS encoding AAA domain-containing protein, with product MTSIQVDGEDKTAKISDWAIRWSDKYEALELTCHFPSKKKYTRPLSNCQVSPTRELTNVFLHKPGSRIVKPIAKATIYGERYAIVHYPGAARPYVYKMDGIGFTVPTSIKDTPVFRYLTTVANARQEHAESKTDREIASNVVRQLENLPAIDGTALQAYCTGSNGTRGAGQGFIYPFGLNESQVQAVERAFSAQISVIEGPPGTGKTQTILNILANILLRGQTVAVLSNNNAAVENVYEKLEKYDLGHLIAKLGNQDNREAFFADLPTWPSNAPEPAPSLDEIQALLTRLKQHLQDHNRAAQLQIELDELVIERRYLQQWQIENEVRVTGSLDKYGLTPRKTADLMAYLAHLGEQRIHLKDRIELLFKFRILRAKPFAEGDSRMAVFHALQMHYYDKSLRDKEAELLACRESLASANFTALLEQLTTASMRHLKQHLHCQVPPSDSFDAKTYRKSFDAFLQRFPILGSGTHSIVNSIARGAILDYVIIDEASLQDIVPGILPLGCAKNLIVVGDNRQLPHIPVALGLQAPAEAYDCEQYSLLDSCIAVFQDALPRTLLKEHYRCHPRIIQFCNQQFYDNALVPMTEDKGEEPLRLVVTAKGNHARKNTNLRELDSLLKVLEDEGQPVEMDGEGRGYIAPFRAQVNLSETRLPADFVKDTVHKFQGRECDEIVFSTVLDKKRYNQARTRLDFVDDPRMINVAVSRAKHRFTLVTGDEVFADNNGHIAALIRYISYYAQDEQIVRAPVVSAFDLLYREYDQSLARLDARLRPEDSRYKSEQIVAQLLREALSAPACQALMYHAQIKLDQLASPGNPEWTEHQRAFMRRASCDFVIYFKVGKTPLGVIEVDGGYHDRPEQAARDALKNDILAKSGIPILRLRTVESDITQRVGDFISQWASPTSGT from the coding sequence ATGACTTCGATTCAGGTGGATGGTGAGGACAAGACTGCAAAGATCAGCGACTGGGCGATTCGCTGGAGCGACAAGTACGAAGCCCTGGAATTGACCTGTCACTTCCCCTCCAAGAAAAAATACACCCGCCCACTCAGCAACTGCCAAGTTTCGCCTACCCGCGAGCTGACCAATGTATTTCTGCACAAGCCCGGCAGCAGGATCGTCAAGCCCATTGCCAAAGCAACAATCTACGGTGAGCGCTATGCCATCGTGCATTATCCGGGCGCCGCTAGGCCCTATGTCTACAAAATGGACGGCATTGGCTTTACCGTCCCGACATCGATTAAGGACACACCGGTCTTCCGCTATCTCACTACTGTGGCGAATGCCCGACAGGAACACGCTGAGTCGAAGACTGATCGAGAAATCGCCAGCAATGTCGTGCGCCAGCTTGAAAACCTGCCCGCCATCGATGGCACTGCCTTGCAAGCCTATTGCACGGGGTCCAACGGTACACGGGGGGCGGGCCAGGGATTCATCTATCCGTTCGGGCTGAACGAAAGCCAGGTCCAGGCGGTCGAGCGGGCGTTCAGCGCACAGATCAGCGTAATCGAAGGCCCGCCGGGGACAGGCAAGACCCAAACCATCCTCAATATCCTCGCCAATATTCTGTTACGCGGGCAGACGGTAGCAGTGCTGTCCAACAACAATGCTGCCGTGGAAAACGTCTACGAAAAGTTGGAGAAATACGACCTGGGCCACTTGATCGCCAAGCTCGGCAACCAGGATAACCGCGAGGCGTTCTTCGCCGACCTGCCTACTTGGCCATCCAACGCACCCGAGCCAGCGCCGTCCCTAGATGAGATCCAGGCGTTGCTGACTCGCTTGAAGCAGCACCTGCAAGACCACAACAGGGCGGCACAACTGCAAATCGAGCTTGACGAACTGGTCATCGAGCGGCGCTACCTGCAGCAGTGGCAGATAGAAAACGAGGTGCGGGTCACAGGCTCTCTGGACAAGTACGGGCTGACCCCGCGCAAGACTGCGGACCTCATGGCCTATCTGGCTCACCTCGGCGAGCAGCGTATTCATCTCAAAGACCGCATCGAGCTACTGTTCAAGTTCAGAATTTTGCGTGCCAAACCCTTTGCTGAGGGCGACTCGCGCATGGCCGTGTTCCATGCCCTGCAGATGCATTATTACGACAAGTCACTACGGGACAAGGAAGCAGAGCTGCTGGCGTGCCGTGAATCCTTAGCAAGCGCAAATTTCACAGCCTTACTGGAACAACTAACAACAGCATCGATGCGCCATCTGAAGCAGCATCTGCATTGTCAGGTGCCGCCGTCAGACAGCTTCGATGCTAAAACTTACCGCAAGAGTTTCGATGCCTTCCTACAGCGTTTCCCTATCCTGGGCAGCGGCACGCACTCCATCGTTAATTCGATCGCACGGGGGGCGATCCTCGACTATGTGATCATCGACGAAGCCTCTTTGCAGGATATCGTGCCAGGCATCCTGCCACTGGGCTGCGCAAAGAATCTGATCGTCGTTGGAGACAACCGCCAGTTGCCGCACATCCCAGTGGCACTGGGGCTTCAAGCGCCCGCCGAGGCCTACGATTGCGAGCAGTACAGCCTGCTGGATTCGTGCATTGCCGTTTTCCAGGATGCGTTGCCCAGAACTCTGCTTAAAGAGCATTACCGCTGCCACCCTAGGATCATCCAGTTCTGCAACCAGCAGTTCTACGACAACGCACTAGTGCCGATGACGGAGGACAAGGGCGAAGAACCCCTGCGCCTCGTGGTGACGGCCAAGGGCAATCACGCACGTAAAAACACCAACCTTCGGGAGTTGGACTCCTTGTTGAAGGTGCTTGAGGACGAGGGGCAGCCCGTCGAAATGGACGGCGAAGGCCGCGGTTACATCGCCCCATTCCGGGCGCAGGTCAACCTTTCCGAGACGCGCCTGCCGGCGGATTTCGTCAAGGACACCGTGCACAAGTTTCAAGGGCGCGAATGCGACGAAATCGTCTTCTCCACCGTGTTGGACAAGAAGCGCTACAACCAGGCGCGAACACGCCTGGATTTCGTCGACGACCCACGCATGATCAACGTGGCAGTGTCGCGGGCCAAACATCGCTTCACTCTAGTAACCGGCGACGAGGTGTTCGCCGACAACAATGGCCACATCGCCGCGCTGATCCGCTACATCAGCTATTACGCGCAGGACGAGCAGATCGTGCGCGCGCCGGTGGTGTCGGCATTCGATTTGCTGTACCGCGAGTACGATCAGTCCCTGGCACGCTTGGACGCCCGCCTGCGACCCGAGGATTCGCGCTACAAGTCCGAGCAGATCGTGGCGCAGTTGCTGCGCGAAGCACTGTCCGCCCCAGCGTGCCAAGCATTGATGTACCACGCTCAGATCAAGCTGGATCAGCTTGCATCGCCGGGTAATCCAGAATGGACGGAGCACCAGCGGGCTTTCATGAGGCGTGCCAGCTGCGATTTCGTGATCTATTTCAAAGTAGGCAAGACCCCACTAGGGGTAATCGAGGTCGATGGCGGGTACCACGACCGCCCCGAGCAGGCGGCTCGGGACGCCTTGAAGAATGACATTTTGGCTAAAAGCGGCATTCCCATCCTGCGGCTGCGGACAGTCGAGAGTGACATTACGCAGAGAGTTGGCGACTTTATCAGCCAATGGGCTAGCCCTACGTCTGGCACATAA